A region of Candidatus Polarisedimenticolia bacterium DNA encodes the following proteins:
- a CDS encoding class I SAM-dependent methyltransferase — protein sequence MPLSLINEGDEVPLRVDPEQNEVRALRQVVDWHGKRVLEIGCGDGRLTRRLARLGADVLAIDPDAALGRLARRHLPKRLVSRIRFKVGGATRLEYPQGSFDVVVYSWVL from the coding sequence TTGCCGCTCAGCCTAATCAACGAAGGAGATGAAGTGCCGCTACGGGTTGATCCCGAACAGAACGAAGTGCGCGCCCTTAGACAGGTCGTGGATTGGCATGGAAAACGGGTTCTCGAGATCGGCTGCGGCGACGGACGGTTGACTCGGCGTCTGGCCCGCTTGGGTGCGGACGTGCTGGCGATTGATCCCGATGCGGCTCTCGGCCGCTTGGCGCGCCGTCATCTACCCAAGCGACTCGTCTCGCGTATTCGTTTCAAGGTCGGAGGAGCGACACGTCTCGAATACCCGCAGGGATCTTTTGATGTCGTCGTGTACTCATGGGTCCTGTGA
- a CDS encoding TolC family protein: protein MTSRGWTLAAIATWLAVCVTGLGAEDSPPRSLPLKAGAPASLDAARARGYATLLDVFEVAVAQNEQVLRAGEDTAQARLLRLQARAAILPHLSFEDNYYRQNKVNTVTTSVVPGTVTPPSDNRNQAFIKLEQTIFSGLRDRSFLAYSRSNIEAFEHLEEDARRLLYASVAQAFYAVLQKEGAVKALEDSVKVERERAREIQARHEAGLARRTEVLLVQSQLAEDESTLTRALNDLEVAREQLGFVVTIPVDLPLRDDLIVPDLAAAASARPSTASPEPSEAAPPSPAPAEPSGAFPGSSTPALEAMLREAKTARRDLKALEKQVDAARFQITLARGEYYPDVSLEVDRYLERQNYSTFQQETDWSAQVDFTFPIFDGGRIHANVLQAQSRLRQLALDRDELERRIALEVETAWRTLQSDAAQRATLEVSVASAEENDRLVQEEYRNGLATNLEVITGHNQLLAARLDLERQKYQVKLDWVALKLFQGLYLTPAEFAPPAPSAPAAEGSKPAMTPNGVGGAP, encoded by the coding sequence ATGACCTCCCGGGGGTGGACTCTGGCGGCCATCGCCACCTGGCTGGCCGTCTGCGTCACCGGCCTGGGCGCCGAGGATTCCCCTCCTCGTTCGCTGCCGCTCAAGGCGGGCGCGCCGGCGAGCCTGGACGCCGCGCGGGCCCGAGGCTACGCGACGCTCCTGGACGTCTTCGAAGTCGCCGTCGCCCAGAACGAGCAGGTCCTCCGAGCGGGCGAGGACACCGCCCAGGCGCGCCTCTTGAGATTGCAGGCCCGCGCCGCCATCCTTCCGCACCTGAGCTTCGAGGACAACTACTACCGCCAGAACAAGGTCAACACCGTCACGACTTCCGTGGTCCCCGGCACCGTGACGCCCCCCTCCGACAACCGCAACCAGGCGTTCATCAAGCTAGAGCAGACGATCTTCAGCGGGCTGCGGGATCGTAGTTTCCTCGCCTACTCGCGCAGTAATATCGAGGCGTTCGAGCACTTGGAGGAAGACGCCCGGCGCCTCCTGTACGCGAGCGTGGCGCAGGCCTTCTACGCCGTCCTCCAGAAGGAGGGCGCGGTGAAAGCGCTGGAGGACTCGGTCAAGGTGGAGCGGGAGCGGGCGCGCGAGATCCAGGCCCGGCACGAGGCGGGCCTGGCCCGCAGGACGGAGGTCCTCCTGGTTCAGTCGCAGCTCGCCGAGGACGAATCGACGCTCACCCGGGCCCTTAACGATCTCGAGGTCGCGCGCGAGCAGCTCGGCTTCGTCGTGACCATCCCCGTCGATCTGCCCCTGCGGGACGACCTCATCGTGCCCGATCTCGCCGCTGCGGCTTCGGCTCGGCCTTCCACGGCGTCGCCGGAGCCTTCGGAGGCGGCGCCGCCTTCCCCCGCGCCCGCGGAGCCCTCCGGGGCTTTCCCCGGATCCTCCACGCCGGCGCTGGAAGCGATGCTCCGCGAGGCCAAGACCGCCCGCCGCGACCTGAAGGCGCTCGAAAAGCAGGTGGACGCGGCGCGCTTCCAGATCACGCTGGCGCGCGGAGAGTACTATCCTGACGTCTCTCTGGAAGTGGATCGGTACCTTGAGCGGCAGAACTACTCCACCTTCCAGCAGGAGACCGATTGGAGCGCCCAGGTGGACTTTACGTTTCCGATTTTCGACGGAGGCCGCATCCACGCCAACGTCCTGCAGGCGCAATCGAGGCTCCGGCAGCTCGCCCTGGATCGGGACGAGCTGGAGAGAAGGATCGCCCTGGAGGTGGAGACCGCCTGGCGGACGCTGCAATCCGACGCCGCGCAGCGCGCCACCCTGGAGGTGAGCGTCGCCTCGGCGGAGGAAAACGACCGGCTCGTCCAGGAGGAGTACCGGAACGGGCTGGCCACGAACCTGGAAGTGATCACCGGGCACAACCAGCTCCTCGCGGCGCGCCTCGACCTCGAGCGCCAGAAATACCAGGTCAAGCTCGACTGGGTGGCCCTGAAGCTTTTCCAGGGCCTCTACCTGACGCCCGCTGAATTCGCGCCGCCAGCCCCCTCCGCGCCGGCCGCCGAGGGGAGCAAGCCGGCGATGACTCCGAACGGAGTGGGAGGAGCCCCATGA
- a CDS encoding glycosyltransferase family 39 protein, giving the protein MPSVPGRPVATLFSPSQERRRLLILLLGSALLFGAGIGRRALWNPNEPVYGEGVREMIARGDYFLPYVNGTIYSDKPILYFWAMLAACKLGGGLSEAALRIPSVAGGVLTVLLVYLFGRRVFGIRAGFLAAACLATSVMFWWHSQYVQMDQMLSALMAGSLVLFFLAKETPGPGAFQLVLSGVLMGLAFLTKGPVGVVVPAAAMGLYLLAVKDWRWLFRREIAWMAAACAVVAAPWYVSLALTGHQAVLADFFIRHNLDRATDPFNHAQPFWYYLPRLFSDLFPWSLLLPAAFAAPVRNELERRGRLFAALWFAAVFGLFSAAGSKRGVYLLPLYPAAALLTGKLLDEVLSGGTTPAFRRWAKVALAFLGIFLTAAFVAAAGLALWPAPDGVRRAEAAALLPIGILALAGGATILLALRRSRLLTPVSALILCLSGIYLYADLVVLKLADRYKSPVAFCRKVAAAVGPEDEIRSHGLWRWDSSYLFYTGRLMPQIHSRQETEEYLAQGRKVYLVVESSDMDRFLAGLKAPAQVLARQQIGHKTTALLVNRREGT; this is encoded by the coding sequence ATGCCCAGCGTTCCCGGCCGGCCGGTCGCGACCCTGTTTTCCCCGTCCCAGGAGCGCCGGCGCCTTCTCATCCTGCTCCTCGGCTCGGCGCTGCTGTTCGGCGCCGGCATCGGAAGGCGCGCCCTGTGGAATCCCAACGAGCCGGTCTACGGCGAAGGGGTGCGCGAGATGATCGCCCGGGGCGACTACTTTCTCCCCTACGTCAACGGAACGATCTACTCCGACAAGCCGATTCTCTATTTCTGGGCGATGCTCGCCGCCTGCAAGCTGGGCGGGGGCCTCTCCGAGGCGGCCCTGCGGATCCCGTCGGTCGCCGGCGGAGTCCTGACCGTGCTCCTGGTCTACCTCTTCGGCCGCCGCGTCTTCGGGATCCGCGCGGGATTCCTCGCCGCCGCCTGCCTCGCGACGTCGGTGATGTTCTGGTGGCACTCCCAGTACGTGCAGATGGATCAGATGCTTTCGGCCCTGATGGCCGGCTCGCTGGTCCTGTTCTTCCTCGCCAAGGAGACGCCCGGCCCGGGCGCCTTTCAGCTGGTCCTCTCCGGCGTCCTGATGGGGCTCGCCTTTCTCACCAAGGGGCCCGTCGGCGTGGTCGTCCCGGCCGCCGCGATGGGGCTCTATCTCCTCGCCGTGAAGGACTGGCGCTGGCTCTTCCGGCGCGAGATCGCCTGGATGGCGGCGGCCTGCGCCGTCGTCGCGGCTCCCTGGTACGTGAGTCTCGCCCTCACCGGCCATCAGGCCGTGCTCGCCGATTTCTTCATCCGGCACAATCTCGATCGCGCGACCGATCCCTTCAATCACGCCCAGCCGTTCTGGTATTACCTGCCGCGCCTGTTCTCCGATCTCTTTCCCTGGTCGCTCCTGCTTCCGGCCGCTTTCGCCGCGCCGGTGCGCAACGAGCTGGAGCGGCGCGGGCGTCTCTTCGCGGCGCTGTGGTTCGCCGCGGTCTTCGGGCTCTTCTCCGCCGCCGGATCGAAGCGCGGCGTCTATCTCCTGCCGCTCTATCCCGCCGCGGCGCTGCTCACCGGGAAGCTCCTGGACGAGGTCCTTTCCGGAGGGACAACCCCGGCGTTCCGGCGGTGGGCGAAGGTCGCGCTGGCGTTTCTCGGGATCTTCCTGACGGCGGCGTTCGTGGCGGCGGCCGGTCTGGCCCTGTGGCCGGCGCCGGACGGCGTCCGCCGCGCGGAGGCGGCCGCGCTGCTGCCGATCGGGATTCTCGCCCTCGCCGGCGGCGCGACGATTCTCCTGGCGTTGCGCCGCTCGCGGCTCCTCACCCCGGTGTCGGCTTTGATCCTGTGCCTGTCCGGCATCTATCTCTACGCCGATCTCGTCGTCCTGAAGCTGGCCGACCGTTACAAGAGCCCCGTCGCTTTCTGCCGGAAGGTGGCGGCGGCCGTCGGGCCGGAGGACGAAATCCGCTCGCACGGCCTGTGGCGGTGGGACTCCTCCTACCTCTTCTACACCGGCCGGCTGATGCCTCAAATCCATTCGCGGCAGGAGACGGAGGAGTACCTGGCCCAGGGCCGGAAGGTCTACCTCGTGGTGGAAAGCAGCGACATGGACCGCTTCCTGGCGGGTCTCAAGGCCCCCGCGCAGGTCCTGGCCCGCCAGCAGATCGGGCACAAGACGACGGCGCTGCTCGTGAACCGGCGAGAAGGAACCTGA
- a CDS encoding efflux RND transporter permease subunit, whose amino-acid sequence MTLSDLSIRNPVFAWMLMAALIIFGGIGFMRLGVSQMPDVDFPVVNVSVTLEGAAPEVMESDVADVIEDAVATVEGIKEVSSSSRLGMTNVTIEFDLSRNIDAALQDVQTKIAQAQRNLPREIDPPVVTKTNPEDQPIMYIALTGNRPPQELADWVRNRLKDQLQMVPGVGDILLPGYRERNVRVWLDGARLQAYGLTVTDVLNALKREHVEIPAGRIETGEKEMNVRAEGEAMSIADFGAIVIAEHEGSQIRLQNVAIVEDGLEDKRRISRSMGLPAQGMGIRKQRGTNAVAVADGVKKKLEELRKILPKDLNLAIVFDGTAPVEESIHEIEFTLILSVLLTGLVCWLFLGSFSSTLNVLLSIPTSIIGTFAVLYFFGFTLNTFTLLGLSLSVGIVVDDAIMVLENIYRHAERGASRLKASLDGAREITFAAMAATAAIIAIFLPVAFMKGIIGKFFFQFGVTVSVAVAFSLLEAITLTPSRCSQFLDVGERTTWIGRQAEATFNRLSNLYKRALGPCLRHRYLVLAAMAGIFLVSLSILGFINREFVPSQDISRVLARVQTPVGSSIDYTDELMKRCEQWVVSRPEVKLYFAVIGGFGGSDVNTSALFVTLKPRSERHVSQAEFMADMRRELNKIPSLRVTIQDLSQAGFTAQRGFPVEFTVRGQDWGVLADNAQKIMGEMKASPLFVDVDTDYLVGMPEVQILPDRKLAADLGVSMQDIGDTVNSLIGGVRAVKFQDKGKRYDVRVRLLAEQRLRPEDISPLFVRTRTGDLVRLSDIVHVDVKPSLLTITRRNKSRAIGLFANVAPGKSQADALAEVQAISKRILPEGYQVVFSGSAQTFQESFTSLIFALFLGLLVSYMVLASQFNSFNHPITVLMALPFSFTGALIALWVTGQSLNVYSMIGIILLMGIVKKNSIILVDYTNQLRRAGRDRDQALLEACPIRLRPILMTSLSTIAGAIPAAVSLGPGAELRQPMALAVIGGVIVSTGLTLFAVPAAYHLLDSWFGHRREAFERSYAQATGASGAPLPATHPASAVPLDPVR is encoded by the coding sequence ATGACCCTTTCCGATCTTTCCATCAGGAATCCGGTCTTCGCCTGGATGCTCATGGCGGCGCTGATTATCTTCGGCGGGATCGGCTTCATGCGCCTGGGCGTCAGCCAAATGCCCGACGTCGACTTCCCGGTCGTGAACGTCAGTGTGACACTGGAAGGCGCGGCGCCGGAGGTGATGGAGAGCGACGTCGCCGACGTCATCGAGGACGCCGTCGCGACGGTGGAAGGGATCAAGGAAGTCTCCTCTTCCAGCCGCCTCGGGATGACCAACGTCACCATCGAGTTCGATCTCAGCCGCAACATCGACGCGGCGCTGCAGGACGTGCAGACGAAGATCGCCCAGGCCCAGCGCAACCTGCCGCGCGAGATCGATCCCCCCGTCGTCACCAAGACCAACCCCGAGGACCAGCCGATCATGTACATCGCCCTGACGGGGAACCGTCCGCCGCAGGAGCTGGCCGACTGGGTGCGGAACCGGCTGAAGGATCAGCTCCAGATGGTTCCGGGCGTCGGGGACATCCTACTTCCCGGATACCGGGAGCGGAACGTGCGCGTCTGGCTCGACGGCGCGCGACTTCAAGCCTACGGACTGACCGTCACCGACGTCCTCAACGCCCTCAAGCGCGAGCACGTGGAGATTCCCGCCGGACGGATCGAGACCGGCGAGAAGGAGATGAACGTCCGCGCCGAGGGGGAGGCGATGTCGATTGCCGATTTCGGGGCGATCGTCATCGCCGAGCACGAAGGCTCGCAAATCCGCCTGCAGAACGTGGCCATCGTGGAGGACGGCCTGGAGGACAAGCGGCGCATCAGCCGCTCCATGGGACTTCCGGCCCAGGGGATGGGGATCCGCAAGCAGCGCGGCACCAACGCCGTCGCAGTCGCCGACGGAGTGAAGAAGAAGCTGGAGGAGCTTCGCAAGATCCTCCCCAAGGACCTGAACCTGGCGATTGTCTTCGACGGCACGGCCCCAGTGGAGGAATCGATCCATGAGATCGAATTCACCCTGATCCTTTCGGTCTTACTGACCGGCCTCGTCTGCTGGCTCTTCCTGGGATCGTTCTCCTCGACGCTCAACGTCCTGCTTTCCATCCCTACGTCCATCATCGGGACGTTCGCGGTTCTCTATTTCTTCGGTTTCACGCTCAACACTTTCACCCTGCTGGGGCTGTCGCTCTCCGTCGGGATCGTCGTCGACGACGCCATCATGGTCCTGGAGAACATCTACCGGCACGCCGAGCGCGGCGCCTCGCGCCTGAAGGCATCGCTGGACGGCGCCCGCGAGATCACCTTCGCGGCCATGGCCGCCACCGCGGCCATCATCGCGATCTTCCTTCCGGTCGCTTTCATGAAAGGGATCATCGGAAAGTTCTTCTTCCAGTTCGGCGTCACCGTCTCGGTGGCCGTCGCCTTCTCGCTTCTGGAGGCGATTACGCTGACGCCTTCGCGCTGCTCCCAGTTCCTGGACGTCGGCGAGCGGACCACCTGGATCGGGCGTCAGGCGGAAGCCACCTTCAATCGCCTCTCGAACCTTTACAAGCGCGCGCTAGGCCCCTGCCTGCGCCACCGGTACCTGGTCCTCGCGGCCATGGCGGGGATCTTCCTCGTTTCGCTTTCGATCCTCGGCTTCATCAATCGCGAATTCGTCCCGTCCCAGGACATCAGCCGCGTCCTGGCGCGGGTCCAGACCCCGGTCGGATCCTCCATCGATTACACCGACGAGCTGATGAAGCGCTGCGAGCAGTGGGTGGTGTCGCGGCCCGAGGTGAAACTCTACTTCGCGGTCATCGGCGGATTCGGGGGCAGCGACGTCAACACCAGCGCCCTGTTCGTCACGCTCAAGCCGCGCTCCGAGCGTCACGTCAGCCAGGCCGAGTTCATGGCCGACATGCGCCGCGAGCTGAACAAGATTCCCTCGCTGCGGGTGACGATCCAGGATCTCTCGCAAGCCGGGTTCACCGCCCAGCGCGGCTTCCCCGTGGAGTTCACGGTGCGCGGCCAGGACTGGGGCGTCCTCGCCGACAACGCCCAGAAGATCATGGGGGAGATGAAGGCTTCGCCCCTGTTCGTCGACGTCGACACCGACTACCTCGTCGGGATGCCCGAAGTGCAGATCCTCCCCGACCGCAAGCTCGCTGCCGACCTGGGCGTGTCGATGCAGGACATCGGCGACACCGTGAACTCCCTGATCGGAGGCGTCCGCGCCGTGAAGTTCCAGGACAAAGGGAAACGCTACGACGTCCGCGTGCGCCTGCTCGCCGAGCAGCGCCTGCGGCCCGAGGACATCTCGCCCCTTTTCGTCCGCACCCGTACCGGCGACCTGGTGCGCCTCTCCGACATCGTCCACGTCGACGTGAAGCCGTCGCTGCTCACCATCACGCGGCGGAACAAGTCGCGCGCCATCGGACTTTTCGCCAACGTCGCCCCAGGCAAGTCCCAGGCCGACGCTCTCGCGGAGGTCCAGGCCATTTCCAAGCGCATTCTCCCGGAAGGCTACCAAGTGGTCTTCAGCGGCAGCGCCCAGACTTTCCAGGAATCGTTCACGAGTCTCATCTTCGCCCTCTTCCTGGGGCTGCTGGTGTCGTACATGGTCCTCGCGTCCCAATTCAACTCCTTCAACCACCCGATCACCGTGCTCATGGCGCTGCCCTTTTCCTTCACCGGCGCCCTGATCGCCCTGTGGGTGACGGGACAGTCGCTGAACGTCTACTCGATGATTGGGATCATCCTGCTGATGGGGATCGTCAAGAAGAACTCGATCATCCTCGTCGACTACACCAACCAGCTGCGGCGCGCCGGCCGCGATCGCGATCAGGCGCTGCTCGAGGCCTGCCCCATCCGGCTCCGGCCGATCCTGATGACGTCGCTTTCCACGATCGCCGGCGCCATCCCCGCCGCCGTCTCCCTCGGCCCGGGCGCGGAGCTTCGCCAGCCGATGGCCCTCGCCGTCATCGGCGGCGTGATCGTCTCCACCGGCCTGACGTTGTTCGCCGTTCCCGCCGCCTACCACCTCCTCGACTCCTGGTTCGGCCATCGCCGCGAAGCCTTCGAGCGCTCCTACGCCCAGGCGACGGGAGCTTCCGGGGCGCCGCTCCCCGCGACCCATCCCGCTTCCGCGGTTCCTCTCGACCCGGTGCGCTGA
- a CDS encoding cupin domain-containing protein, with product MSLDAEGFAVLLPDEQRWRESNIMKIPNTNLLHDLGGDDRLGGRLWRLPPFSANTWHRHVDSWEFYFLLEGLGRIRLGERVVTVPTYGCVLVAPRTLRQVFNDTSEEALWLIVAAPQEGQSGSKVEHSRFYPQDPKSLPAELAGRAWPPPE from the coding sequence ATGTCGCTTGATGCGGAGGGTTTCGCGGTGCTGCTGCCGGACGAGCAGCGCTGGCGTGAATCGAATATCATGAAGATTCCGAACACCAACCTCCTGCATGATCTTGGGGGGGACGACCGGCTCGGAGGGCGTCTATGGCGTCTTCCGCCGTTCTCGGCGAACACCTGGCACCGGCACGTCGATTCGTGGGAATTCTACTTTCTTCTCGAAGGCCTGGGACGCATACGCCTCGGCGAGCGCGTCGTCACGGTGCCTACTTATGGCTGCGTCCTGGTGGCTCCCCGGACGCTCCGTCAGGTCTTCAACGACACCTCCGAGGAGGCGCTCTGGCTGATCGTGGCGGCGCCCCAGGAGGGGCAATCGGGCTCCAAGGTGGAGCACTCCCGCTTCTATCCGCAGGATCCGAAGTCGCTCCCGGCCGAGCTCGCCGGACGAGCGTGGCCGCCGCCGGAGTGA
- a CDS encoding TetR/AcrR family transcriptional regulator: protein MAGQRLAGAERSQAIVRAALGLFAREGFDGATTRSIARAAGVSEALVFKHFPDKDSLYRAILESKIRDAERALPLDDALLALDDEAFFLRVATDIIQRVDADDAFCRLMLRSAMEGHDLATEFHKARGGKLLGLMEKRIRSRVARSGGKAEEAVDPALAARVFNGMILSALLARRIFKEPVVSRASVDRVARTLVRIFLEGIAPEGRAS from the coding sequence GTGGCAGGTCAACGGCTGGCCGGAGCGGAGCGATCGCAGGCGATCGTCAGAGCGGCTCTTGGGCTGTTCGCCCGGGAGGGCTTCGACGGCGCCACGACCCGCAGCATCGCCCGCGCCGCCGGCGTCAGCGAAGCGCTGGTCTTCAAGCACTTCCCCGACAAGGACTCGCTTTACCGCGCCATTCTGGAGAGCAAGATACGCGACGCCGAGCGCGCCTTGCCTCTCGACGATGCGCTGCTGGCCTTGGACGACGAAGCGTTCTTCCTGCGCGTCGCGACCGACATCATCCAGAGGGTCGACGCCGACGATGCCTTCTGCCGGCTGATGCTCCGCAGCGCCATGGAAGGCCACGATCTCGCGACGGAATTCCACAAGGCCCGCGGCGGCAAGCTCCTCGGATTGATGGAAAAGCGGATCCGCTCGCGCGTCGCCCGCTCCGGCGGCAAGGCGGAGGAAGCGGTCGATCCCGCGCTGGCGGCCCGCGTGTTCAATGGCATGATCCTCTCGGCGCTGCTGGCGCGCCGCATCTTCAAGGAGCCCGTCGTCTCCCGCGCCTCGGTCGATCGCGTCGCGCGCACCCTGGTCAGGATCTTCCTCGAAGGGATCGCCCCGGAAGGGAGGGCGTCATGA
- a CDS encoding rhodanese-like domain-containing protein, translating into MFALLMGLKTISPGALHRRMKSSEPLSILDVNSRQSWMKAHVPGARNLDPDYKDSDLPPDKTEALVFYCSNPMCRKAPHAARRAKKIGYSNVQVMSAGISGWLASKLPTESGE; encoded by the coding sequence ATGTTTGCACTTCTCATGGGGCTGAAGACGATATCGCCCGGCGCCCTGCATCGACGGATGAAGAGCTCCGAGCCGTTATCCATCCTCGACGTCAATTCTCGCCAGAGCTGGATGAAAGCTCACGTCCCGGGCGCAAGAAACCTCGACCCTGACTACAAGGACAGCGATTTGCCGCCGGACAAGACGGAAGCCCTGGTGTTCTATTGCTCCAACCCGATGTGCCGGAAAGCCCCCCACGCCGCCCGTCGAGCCAAGAAGATCGGCTACAGCAACGTCCAGGTCATGTCGGCGGGGATCAGCGGCTGGCTCGCTTCGAAGCTCCCGACGGAATCCGGGGAGTGA
- a CDS encoding M15 family metallopeptidase has protein sequence MQTDESYEERVARNLAELGIPASYAVDRPMPLHTEAEDLVPVGLDIHGRERHLAPYAAAAWTELQAAARGDGITLLLVSAFRSLEYQRQIFDRKIAAGEGLEQILQVNAPPGYSEHHTGRAVDLTTPGCAPLSEEFETTAAFDWLVRNGGRFGFAMTYPRENRFGIAYEPWHWAVQEQIG, from the coding sequence GTGCAAACCGACGAATCCTACGAGGAACGGGTGGCCCGGAACTTGGCGGAGCTGGGAATTCCCGCCTCATACGCCGTGGATCGGCCGATGCCGCTCCATACCGAGGCCGAGGATCTCGTGCCGGTTGGCTTGGACATCCACGGCCGGGAGCGGCACCTCGCGCCTTACGCCGCGGCTGCGTGGACGGAGCTTCAGGCCGCGGCGCGTGGCGATGGCATCACGTTGCTGCTCGTCTCGGCCTTCCGGAGCTTGGAGTATCAGCGACAGATTTTCGACAGGAAGATCGCGGCGGGCGAAGGCCTGGAACAGATCCTCCAAGTGAACGCGCCTCCGGGCTACAGCGAGCACCATACGGGCAGAGCCGTGGACCTGACCACTCCGGGCTGCGCGCCACTATCGGAGGAGTTCGAGACGACGGCGGCATTTGATTGGCTCGTACGAAACGGGGGGCGATTCGGCTTCGCCATGACGTATCCGCGCGAAAACCGGTTCGGAATAGCTTACGAGCCGTGGCACTGGGCCGTCCAGGAACAGATCGGATGA
- a CDS encoding efflux RND transporter periplasmic adaptor subunit, translated as MTRQARAARGSGARQVLEESMLETLAPAEPEREKPAAGKPVSWKMPRRGPWRGAAALAVAFLTVSGLACSGSGARDSSGGAGGGEARGGPPPVPVEVKEVELRDVQYTIQAVGSIEAWDVIRVPARVAGVIQNIAFEEGQAVNPGKVLARIDPERYSLAAQRAEANYRQAEAQAREAEAALAKRQALKQKDAGWVSDEELSNFTAQLDQAKAAAASAKAAWEIAKKDLADSFVRAEKAGMINEKVVSTGQYVTAGTPVATIVDARRLKLSFKVAESEAVRLSQASRITFRVKAIPGREFEAKMYHIGAAADPATRMVDCLAWVENPGNDLRPGFFADVTAEVGERKGSLVVPQTAVLPTDRGFVGFVLKGADRVEKRSFRLGLYTKDGKVEILEGLQPGDKVIVRGAAILTEDSVVAPVPAVAKPAEKNEENT; from the coding sequence ATGACGCGACAGGCGCGGGCGGCCCGGGGATCCGGCGCCCGGCAAGTCTTGGAGGAGTCCATGCTCGAAACGCTCGCGCCCGCGGAGCCGGAGCGCGAGAAACCTGCGGCCGGTAAGCCGGTGAGTTGGAAGATGCCGCGCCGCGGACCGTGGCGTGGCGCCGCCGCGCTGGCCGTCGCTTTTCTCACCGTTTCCGGGCTGGCCTGCTCCGGCAGCGGCGCGCGCGATTCCAGCGGCGGAGCGGGAGGCGGCGAAGCGCGCGGCGGCCCCCCGCCCGTGCCGGTGGAGGTCAAGGAAGTCGAGCTGCGCGACGTGCAATACACCATCCAGGCGGTCGGGTCGATCGAGGCATGGGACGTCATCCGCGTGCCGGCGCGCGTCGCGGGCGTGATCCAGAACATCGCCTTCGAAGAAGGGCAGGCGGTCAACCCGGGAAAGGTCCTGGCCCGCATCGACCCCGAGCGCTACAGCCTCGCGGCGCAGCGCGCCGAAGCCAACTACCGGCAGGCGGAAGCCCAGGCGCGCGAGGCGGAGGCGGCGCTCGCCAAGCGCCAGGCCCTCAAACAGAAGGATGCAGGGTGGGTGTCGGACGAAGAGCTATCGAACTTCACCGCCCAGCTCGATCAAGCCAAAGCGGCGGCCGCTTCCGCCAAGGCCGCCTGGGAGATCGCCAAGAAAGACCTCGCCGACTCCTTCGTCCGGGCCGAGAAGGCGGGCATGATCAACGAAAAGGTCGTCAGCACCGGCCAATACGTCACCGCCGGCACGCCCGTCGCGACCATCGTCGACGCGCGCCGGCTCAAGCTCTCCTTCAAGGTCGCCGAATCGGAAGCGGTCCGCCTCTCGCAGGCCTCCCGCATCACCTTCCGCGTCAAGGCGATTCCCGGCCGAGAGTTCGAGGCCAAGATGTACCACATCGGGGCGGCCGCCGATCCCGCCACCCGCATGGTCGATTGCCTCGCCTGGGTGGAGAATCCGGGGAATGATCTGAGGCCCGGCTTCTTCGCCGACGTGACGGCCGAGGTCGGGGAGCGGAAGGGATCGCTCGTGGTCCCGCAGACCGCGGTGCTGCCGACCGACCGCGGCTTCGTCGGCTTCGTCCTCAAAGGGGCCGATCGCGTTGAGAAGCGGTCGTTCCGCCTGGGTCTTTATACCAAGGACGGCAAGGTCGAGATCCTGGAAGGGCTTCAACCCGGCGACAAGGTGATCGTCCGCGGCGCCGCGATCCTGACCGAAGACTCCGTCGTCGCCCCGGTCCCCGCCGTGGCGAAGCCGGCCGAGAAGAACGAAGAGAACACATGA